The window CTTCCTCACTGccgcaccctcgccgcccgaaTCTTTCGACGGGCCCTCGCCAAGACTTCCTGCCGCCGCTCCAtccttcctcctcgctcAGGGAACGGTTGACGGCCCATTTGTAGGTTGCCGTTCGCCGCCCCCGCCGCTTCGACGTGGTGCGGCACGCCGCCTTCGAGACCGTCACCAACCCTTGAGCGTCGTTCCCGATGCCCAGCGTGGCATCCCCACCGTGCCCTCCATACCGGTCAAGTTCACTTACGGCCATGACCGGGAGAACGACGGGCCTTGGAGGGGGCTGCGCCGATGAAACGCCCTTCCCCATTCTCGGCCTGGACTGCCTTGACTGCAGCATAACTCGTCACATGCGGACAATCATATGCTCGTTACCCTCGAAGCATATGACATCGCAATACTCCAAGAGGCGACGCAGGTCTTACCCCGTGGAAGCACAAATCGATACAAGGAAAAGAGACACTTTGAGCGATGAATGGAGACTTGGCATGCGGCGAACATGCGAGGGAGGCTGGGGCGGTTGCCTGCTTGCTCACCAAGCGGCCGACTTGCGCATCCGATGCTGTGCATCTCAGACAAGTGCTTGGCCATTGTCGCTGGACGGACATCCAAGCCACCTTCCGAAGACAGTCATGGAAGGAGATTGCATCTGATCTTCATACGTCGTCTCAGTTGGTCGTACAGTAGGACCAAAAGCTAGACATATATACACACATACATATATCTAAATAAGCACATACACATGCAATGAGGACACCACAGCTGCCACATGTCGGAAAATATACCAGTCATAGCGCTCAATGGACATTTGGTATGCGGCCTCGGCTTGTGCATCGACAATTCCAGGAATATGTTCGCACATGCCTGGCCCTGCCATGTTCCAGGCTGTTCAGGCCGACAACATTCCGTCGACTCGGGTTAGGCACAGTTCCTCCTCCCAATCACGTGTGCTTGCTATCCGCCTCGTAGCCATGTTCACAAAACAAAACAAAAACGCTGAAACTAAAGTGTGCTCAAGGCGCGGACGCCCGTCGACCAGCTCTGTTGCAAATCCCCTATTACTCGTAGTGCTCCAAACAAGCATCATTCCGTGTCCCACCAAGCAGCCCTTGCATGTAAAACGATAGTGACGAGGGGTTTGATAAAATCCAAAACCAACAAGGCACCCTGTGAATAAAACTGTTGATGAAGCTGGCCAGCCCCCATGCATCAAAGCGCACGGATCAAACGAAAGAAAAATCAACGAGGCATCATCGTCACGTCTTAGACCTCGGCAACGTGCCCTGGAACGTTGTTCGGCATGAGACGCAATACTTGGGTCTGCCCGACCTGCACCAGCGCGCGGGTCGACGTCCAGAGGAAGGGAAATAGGGAGGGAAAGTAGCTGTAGAGGAGGGCGCACACCATGGCCAAAAGAAGGGGAATCTGGAAAGAGATTGTTAGCAGTGACCATTGTGGACAAAACGCCCTGACCAAACGTACCCAAATGACAAATAGATTCCTGTCGCTGCTCAAGTTCTTCAGCTTCCTCTCGTGTGCCCGCAGGAGCTGTTCCCGCTGCTCCTTGGTAATGGCATTTTTGCGACCAATTTTCAGGACGCTCGGCGACTTGGGCCTGGTTTCTGACCCAGTCGCCATCACTGCGGATGCGGATGGCTGATCGTAAATAGCGGCGCATTTCAagtcggcttcggcgtcaGCCGCAGCTCGCATTGCCGACTCTTGTTTCGTCTCGGCCTGTCGTCCAAAGATGTCTTCGTATGAAGgcggctcggccgagctgTTCTGCATGTACGACGATATGTCCCACCATCGATGATCCATCTTAGGATTGTCAACTGGCTGGGAATCCGGACGGGCTCCGGAGCCGGGAATGAGCTGCTGCATGCGGCGCATGAAGGGCGCGTGCTGCAGGTATGCCTGGTAGTCGGGCAGCAGAGGCATACCGGGCAGCGCGGGTATCTGGGGGAGGCTCTGGAGATGCAAGGCCATGGCCTGCTGGAGTTGCTGGAATTGCTGCTGGAGCTGGTCCTTGATGGTCGCGaactgcgtcgtcggcgagccagGGGCTCGAGCGTCCCCGTCGGAATCGTCGGATAGGCtgtccatgtcgtcgactGCTCTCAATTGGCTCTGGCGCCGCATACGGACATGGCAAGTCTCGTCGGGATCCTCGTCCTCAAAGTCGCCCGAGGTGTACTCAGGGCTCTCCTCACCCGGGTCGGGCGAAACCGCATGATCGTGGGTGCGAACCCGCGTCAATGGTCCCCATAGCGACCTCAGCGACGTCGCACTGCTCGTTCGGCTGTGCAGAGAGGCGCCGCTGAAGGATCGAGTGTGGCGCTCGGACTGACGGATGGCGCGCAGCACGAACCGCGACTGAGCGACATCGGCCGCCGTGAGGCTAGACAAACTTCGTACGGTAGGGTCCGCCCCGACGAGCATCAGCCGCCTCACAATCTCGGGGTGGTTATGGATGGCAGCCATGTGCAATGGAGTGAAACCACCCCTGTCCCTGGCATCCGGATTCGCCCCTCGAGCAAGAAGGGCAGCGACGAAGCGGTGGTAGCCGAGCGAGCAGGCGAGATGGAGCATCGTGTGACCCGTGGGTTGTTTCAAGTCGAGACGCGTCTTGTGCGCACTGTCGTCAAGATCAACCAAGTCGAGGACCTTGAGAAGTTGCGATTCGAGATGCTCGTGAGATGCCTGATTGAAAGACAGACCACcggcagccgtcggtccgGTTGACGAACCACCGCCACCAGACCATGTCGAGCTCCCATCACTGAGGATCCGCCGGGCGAGGTCACTGACGTCAACCATCTGACCAGACATCTTGTGGCCCAGGACGGAGAGCGCGGTGCGGATCAGCTTGTCTtcgttgtcgtcgatgtACTTGAAGATGGGGGGCTCCTTGCCCATGGCCAAGCTTTGAGCGCCGAGAGCGCCCTGGAGCTTAAACGTCACGGCAACTGCTCCAGCGACGGGAGAGGGGGGCAGAAGGCAGACGAGGGATGAATCGCCCCAGTACGTCGTGGTCGTCGCCTTTTGATCGCCAAACCAGACCTCCAACCCTTGGAAGAAGGCCTGTCCGAGGACCGTGACCTCGATGCCGCCCATTTTGGGACCCTCGTTGGGAATGATCTTATGAATCATGGGCGCCGGCCGCGCCTGGTTGACGGCCACGGGGAGGGAGTAAAGACCGTTGGGGATAGGTTGCGAGAATTGGTTCTGAggcatggcgacgccgcTTCGGAGACCGTTGGGGCTTGGCGCACGGCTTGGATGGCTCGAGGCGGGCGCCGAGCATAGCTGCGACAGGGCCAGGTTATCCATACTTGCCGATCGGTTGTTGCCGAAGAAGGGCGCCTGGTCGCTGCtgccgggcgtcggcggcccgtTCGAAAACGGTTGCTGGACGGGCGGCCCGAACAGTTGCTCCATCTGGGGGAAGGCAACGGCATGGTTGGGGGAGAAAGGGGACGTGGCGGCCGGAATTTGTGCGCTCGCCGCGTGGGATCCCGGCGCAGGCGACGTCTCGAgtctcgtcatcgtcaaacCATTGGGCACTCGAGACCCGGTCCCGCTGGACTTTCTCTTCTTCGTCATAGGCCCCCCCTGGCCCTGGCTCggggatggcggccgagataTGCCTCGAGCGGTGGAAACGGTGGACATGCCCATGGTTGGCGTGGACTTTCcagacgccgacgtcgacgccgggtACGAGGCCTGCCGTCCGTTCCTTGGAGCAGCCGAAAAGTCGACGCTGGACGGCGACATGTGGCCGTTGCTGCTTCCGTTCCCGTTCTGCGCAAGCATGGACCCGTCGGCAGACTTGggcagcgtcgacgtcgtcgcggctTCCGACATGGCCATTGCCGGCTGCGAGGCGGGGGCAGGCTGGGCCATGGGATGAGTCTTGTGGTCGTCTGTTATCATTATCGGGTTGGACATGGCCTGGGCGATGACGCGGTCCTGGAAGTCCTTGATGGTGAAGACGACATTGAAGCCCATCTTCTCGTTGTGGTGTCGACAGTAGCAGGCGATGCGCATCGGGGCGTCAATCTGCATGGCACGCGACGACACGACAATCTCGGGCCGGCCGCTGGGATCCATGACGCCGCTCAGAGGTTGCCACTCCTTCACCTCCTGCGTGTTGAACACGACGACACGACGCTCCTCGTCCATGCTCCAgagcttctcctcctccggctTCTTGATCTTCTTCCGCGCAGCCCTCTTTCGCTCTCGCGTGATGCAGCCTTGGCATATGCGGACATCGCCACCATTCTGTGGCGaattctcgtcgtcgagatcggGCAGATGACCCTGTGGGAGGGTGGCAGCCCTTTCGAGTGCCTTTTGCCTCCTCCCGGCCGGCTCCATGGCACTGGTGCAAACCAGAGCCACATGCAGCTCCAGGGTGTCAGGcgaccgcggcggcggcggcctcgccaaAAGCTTGGGCTTGGATATCGTGTGGGCGGGGAGGTGCAGTTTCGTAACGccaggggggaggggcgacAGGGTCATCTTGATGGGGATCTGTGTCTCGACGCGGGACTTGAGAGGCGTCGGCATGATCCTCAATTCATAGCCAACGCCGGAGAAGTTGAACGGGCTCGGGGCACCGACGGGTGTCTGATGCAGGGGCATCGCAGGCAAAGACTGCTGATCCACCAGACCTCCTGGGATAGCCGGGAGGGGAGAGCCGTTTAGTTTCGGGTGCGGAGGCAGGCGGGCACCGTTCGGCCACATGGCATTGCTTCCCTTTATGAATTGAACAAGGTCGTGGGCGGGAGCAGGTGACGGAGAGTTGAGAAACGTGGCCGTCGGGGAGGAGTCGTGACTGGTCACCATGGCTGACATGGGAGATATGTCCCTCGAGCCGGCTCTTGCCCCGTTGACGGAAGAGGTCACGGACTGGCGCCGCGGGGGCAAGTTAGTTCGTGCGCTGTAGCATCAaagcgaggagaaggaggaggtaCTCACGGATATCCTCTTCTTGTGATTCGAGTTCTTGACCCGGTTTGCCTGGAGAGACTTGCTCGGAAAGTGCGTCTTGATGGTGGGCATCTCCGGGGAAGGCATATGCGTATGTGCCGCTTGGGCCTCGGGGCTGCTGGAGGCGCCCTCGAAGTCGAAAGAGCGGTCCATGAAACTGTCGTCGGTCCCGCCAAAGCCATAGATGGCATCCATGGCGTCCATGGCGGTCGAAGGATGGGCTTCGCGTCCGAAGGCAAAGGTgttgtcgtcatcgtcgaagGTGttttggccgtcggcgacgttgGGCCATTCCAGCTTGATGCTGCTGCCATCTTCCATGATGGAGTAGCCGCCGGACATGGCCGGGGTTTTGGCCGACGTGGAGCTGCCGGTCCGTttggtggaggaggccgagtCGGAGGAGGAGTCGTGGTAGCATTCGTTGGGGGAGTCGGGCAGAAGGTCGGCGGCCATCAGCTCCTGCGGGTTCAGAACCCCCCCCTTCTGGAGGTCGCCGTTGCCGGTTGTATCCAGACTCTGTAGAGTGTCTGGGCTGTTGGAAAAGTCGAAGAAGTTGGAAGAGCCGAAGTCATCATCACAGTCGTGGTCGTGGAATTCGCCGCTCGACATTCCCGCACCCGCTACGGCGATCAGTGGGCTGCCAGCGCCGAAGCCTGACGCCGATGTCATAACCAGCTGGCGAGGCTGTGCGCGTCCGCCTCAGGCGGTTCCGGATAGGAAACGACGGGGCAGACGAAAGGTTGTATGCCGATGCTGATGAGGAGTAGAATGTCGGTGAGCACGACGGGGGGCAGCGGGAAGAGTAGAGGCTCCGGCGAGACGGCTTGGCTCCGAAATACGGCTGAAGCCCGCACGAACAACACGGGGCTATTATCGTGGACAGAAGTGATGGCGCGTCGTCACGGCGTCACCGGCATGTGTCTTGCGTCGAAAATCGGTGCTGTTTCCTACCAGCCTGCGCGCGGGtgggcggaggcggaggcggaggcggcgtcAATTCGGTTGGGGCGAAAAAGAATGGGTAGTGGCCGGCTGCAGCAGATGATGTAATTGTGattcgtcgtcgatgaaggcCGAAGTCGTTCGTTGCGTCGCACTCGCGTCCTCGGGAGACTGATTTCGTTGTCGCCGATGGCCCGATGATTGTATGTCGTTGAGAGAAGGGGGAAAGAATCTGCGCAATGCTGGGCGAGCAGGCAGAGAGCCAACGAGGAGCGGGAGTAGGAGAACGAGTACGGTACTTGTAGAGTAGAGTACGGTAAGTACGCGAGAGAACGAGTACGAGGGAGTACGCTGgtaaagtacatgtacatgcgtaCCTGCCAATATTACGgactactactagtacctaccagGTACGGGGAGAGAGGCTTAGCACGAGTAAGtgagtgtaagtacttgtacgcaaTAGTGAGTGGTAAGAGCACGCACACGGACAACAAATATGTAAGGACAGAGGcacacatgtacggagtacatgtatgcacatgtgcacacgcaagtgcagcaagtaccgCGGACGGAAGGGATGGCGAGTGCTTTGGTTGGGGGGTAAATATTGGGTATACTTacattgtacatgtactgtgagtaagtaagtacttacttacagtactcggcaccctgtaatactgtaggtactcagtacggagtattctgtactccgtactccgcacaagtactaaAGTTTGTGGCGATGATGACTAACTTTCACTTgcgctgtaagtacttgtacacgtaagtaagtacttgcaaagAGCACATGTACCCGTGACCCTGGGCGTTTGAGCGCGGGTCAGGCACCTGGCAAGGCAcgcaggcaggcaggtggTGGCGAGCCAGCATTAACTACTGATGTGCTTACTGCACTTGAAGAGCAGGTTCAGCAGTGCACACTACCTACTCTAATTCCGTGCTCGACCGGCAATCGAACAACTGACCGAGTCGCTGACTGATCAACCGGTGGACGGATTCCTGCGATGAGGTTGGTCTTGCCTGCCACATGGTCCATCTCGATGGGACTGATTTCTTGGCCATGAGAACCACACTTGCCCACAGTACAACCAcgtaagcacatgtacatctacttacGTGCACGTCCTTGTAGGCCCGTatcacaagtacaagtacttgtccaagtacgagtactccgtacgggtacttccagtaagtacatgtaagtagtcGTTGcagtcagtacggagtaggatACCCTGAATGTAACATGTCGGTACCTCTTACTAtgacggagtacggatacagtgCACGTAATaatatacttgtacggacggagtactccgtactagcaGAGAAGATTCTAGACagagagtacttgtaggtagttgtacataAGCCCACCTACACCTCCTAGGTAAGCACGATTGCTTCGTTAAGCACacacttgtacctgtacttgcaagtacttggataGTTCTTTGTGCGTAGTACCCACATTTGCTGCATCGCTCTCCGCGAAGGCAAGGTACATACTTCTGACCTGTTCTTCAATACTGCGCACTAGTACCAGATGGTATTTGCAgacaagtacaactgcagttagtacggagtactgtactgtactccgtacggagtaggtgtatccctgtacttatgtacacgtaacagtactactgcttgtTCAGTGCCGTACTGAAAGTAGATGCCCCTGGACGATAGACCCCTGCTCAAGGATATGCCGGCTCGTCCAATAGCAGCTCAGTGGTTGACCATGGTCCATGCCATGGGGCCATAACCCCTCTTG of the Drechmeria coniospora strain ARSEF 6962 chromosome 01, whole genome shotgun sequence genome contains:
- a CDS encoding ankyrin repeat protein, giving the protein MTSASGFGAGSPLIAVAGAGMSSGEFHDHDCDDDFGSSNFFDFSNSPDTLQSLDTTGNGDLQKGGVLNPQELMAADLLPDSPNECYHDSSSDSASSTKRTGSSTSAKTPAMSGGYSIMEDGSSIKLEWPNVADGQNTFDDDDNTFAFGREAHPSTAMDAMDAIYGFGGTDDSFMDRSFDFEGASSSPEAQAAHTHMPSPEMPTIKTHFPSKSLQANRVKNSNHKKRISSVTSSVNGARAGSRDISPMSAMVTSHDSSPTATFLNSPSPAPAHDLVQFIKGSNAMWPNGARLPPHPKLNGSPLPAIPGGLVDQQSLPAMPLHQTPVGAPSPFNFSGVGYELRIMPTPLKSRVETQIPIKMTLSPLPPGVTKLHLPAHTISKPKLLARPPPPRSPDTLELHVALVCTSAMEPAGRRQKALERAATLPQGHLPDLDDENSPQNGGDVRICQGCITRERKRAARKKIKKPEEEKLWSMDEERRVVVFNTQEVKEWQPLSGVMDPSGRPEIVVSSRAMQIDAPMRIACYCRHHNEKMGFNVVFTIKDFQDRVIAQAMSNPIMITDDHKTHPMAQPAPASQPAMAMSEAATTSTLPKSADGSMLAQNGNGSSNGHMSPSSVDFSAAPRNGRQASYPASTSASGKSTPTMGMSTVSTARGISRPPSPSQGQGGPMTKKRKSSGTGSRVPNGLTMTRLETSPAPGSHAASAQIPAATSPFSPNHAVAFPQMEQLFGPPVQQPFSNGPPTPGSSDQAPFFGNNRSASMDNLALSQLCSAPASSHPSRAPSPNGLRSGVAMPQNQFSQPIPNGLYSLPVAVNQARPAPMIHKIIPNEGPKMGGIEVTVLGQAFFQGLEVWFGDQKATTTTYWGDSSLVCLLPPSPVAGAVAVTFKLQGALGAQSLAMGKEPPIFKYIDDNEDKLIRTALSVLGHKMSGQMVDVSDLARRILSDGSSTWSGGGGSSTGPTAAGGLSFNQASHEHLESQLLKVLDLVDLDDSAHKTRLDLKQPTGHTMLHLACSLGYHRFVAALLARGANPDARDRGGFTPLHMAAIHNHPEIVRRLMLVGADPTVRSLSSLTAADVAQSRFVLRAIRQSERHTRSFSGASLHSRTSSATSLRSLWGPLTRVRTHDHAVSPDPGEESPEYTSGDFEDEDPDETCHVRMRRQSQLRAVDDMDSLSDDSDGDARAPGSPTTQFATIKDQLQQQFQQLQQAMALHLQSLPQIPALPGMPLLPDYQAYLQHAPFMRRMQQLIPGSGARPDSQPVDNPKMDHRWWDISSYMQNSSAEPPSYEDIFGRQAETKQESAMRAAADAEADLKCAAIYDQPSASAVMATGSETRPKSPSVLKIGRKNAITKEQREQLLRAHERKLKNLSSDRNLFVIWIPLLLAMVCALLYSYFPSLFPFLWTSTRALVQVGQTQVLRLMPNNVPGHVAEV